A segment of the Alphaproteobacteria bacterium genome:
TGGGTGATCAGCAGGGTGGTCGGCCGCCGTTCGAGCCAGATCCGCTGCAACTCCAGGTTCATCGACCGGCGCAGGATCTGGTCGAGCGCGCCGAACGGCTCGTCGAGCAGCAGCAGCTCGGGGTCGGTGACCAGCGCGCGGGCGATAGCGACGCGCTGACGCATGCCGCCGGAAAGCTGACGCGGCAGCGCATCCTCGAAGCCGGCGAGGCCGACCAGCGTCACCAGGTGGTCGATCTCCGCCCGCCGCTCGCGCCAGTTGCGCCCGAGCACCTCCAGCGGCAGCGCGACGTTGCGGCGGACCGACCGCCACGGCATCAGCGCGGGATCCTGGAAGGCGATGCCCAGCCGCCCGCCGCGGCGCAGCGCGTCCGGGCTCTCGCCGGCGACCGAGACACTGCCGTCGTCGGCGCTCTCCAGGCCGGCGGCGATGCGCATCAGCGTGGACTTGCCGCAGCCCGACGG
Coding sequences within it:
- a CDS encoding ABC transporter ATP-binding protein, with translation MAGLVYANVHKSFDVGGTALKVLEGIGLDCPPGSLTAIIGPSGCGKSTLMRIAAGLESADDGSVSVAGESPDALRRGGRLGIAFQDPALMPWRSVRRNVALPLEVLGRNWRERRAEIDHLVTLVGLAGFEDALPRQLSGGMRQRVAIARALVTDPELLLLDEPFGALDQILRRSMNLELQRIWLERRPTTLLITHGIDEAVFLADRVAVMAAGPGRIVATVEVPFARPRPAAVMASEPFHRLCDTVAASLAGGQRVRESV